The following proteins come from a genomic window of Miscanthus floridulus cultivar M001 chromosome 2, ASM1932011v1, whole genome shotgun sequence:
- the LOC136536379 gene encoding uncharacterized protein: MAIPNYTYLKLKIPGPNDIITMSSAFSHAFTCDREHYELATAVVNSSKLPWLRESSVPVAPDCNQPTSSSAFHPLEEVKTVGIDPTNPTKTVRIGTQLPAK, encoded by the coding sequence atggcaatccccaactacacctacctcaagctgaagataccAGGACCAAACGACATCATCACTATGAGCAGCGCGTTCTCACATGCCTTCACGTGTGACCGTGaacactacgagctcgccactgcggtcgtcaactcgtccAAACTCCCGTGGCTCAGGGAGTCATCGGTCCCGGTAGCCCCAGACTGTAACCAACCAACTTCCTCATCGGCCTTCCACCCGCTCGAAGAAGTCAAgacggtgggaatcgaccccaccaacccaaccaagacagttcggattgggacccagctcccggccaaatag